The Chryseobacterium nakagawai genome has a segment encoding these proteins:
- a CDS encoding type I polyketide synthase produces MKKTDVAVVGLSCVFPGAQDAHTFWQNIVNKVDSTQSAPADRIDPVHFSDATNPVDRFYCQRGGFIPDYEFDPTSFGILPLAVEGTEPDHLLTLDLVQKALEDAGVFQKNTSLEKAGIIIGKGNYTGPGATRAIEIVRTGEQISSLLQELLPQVSSADIEKVKHAFQERKGRFAADTAMGLIPNLVASLVANRFDLGGVAFTVDAACASALIAVDHAVQELQRGRSDMMIAGGVHTGQNAAFWSIFAQLGAMSRQQQIKPFSMDADGLLIGEGCGFVVLKRLEDAVRDQDKIYAVIKGVGVSSDGNGTSVMSPSVKGQLKALEQAWINADLDKNKVGYLEAHGTGTPLGDKTELQSLAQFFGKEEAAPVAGIGSVKSNIGHAMPAAGIAGLIKTCLALHHDTLPPTLYCENPTAEMQNTRFEPVQEAKNWSKTGLPKVAAVNAFGFGGINAHVVLEGYDMPKKDTVLLLARPTHAELVSALKNNETTTGEGDFRVAIFDPTPARIEKALKIVSKNLIWKNKQDIWYTSTPLLKDGGKVAFVFPGLDGLAKGEVESVSRYFGLTAPIETEGEGLLTDALNIFNTCSILDNSLKKLGIIPDMNAGHSLGEWLAGYSSELAEANSVKALIDVLNPETFELKDSKFIAIGAGIDVVQPFIAEISDLYVSNDNCPNQVILCGSNAALDQLVPQLKSKQIFHQVLPFQSGFHSPFIADKLDVILAGMEKAQFQKTKIPLWSATTLEPYPADQAAIRKLSAEHLVEPVRFRELTDKLYVEGVRVFIQVGTGGLIGFIDDTLKGKAFSTIASSVPARSALAQLQRVVASLFVEGKTVALDFLELQQHSKKSSGKGIKLELGSPIIRNFKEVKALAQAFETPKQYTASASAITAKSGHPLVQAFQDNVTDMIRMQEEVLTLFQNRPEITIPRPAQVAPVAQYATPQAPRSTTFTKDLYVTLESHPYLIDHSLLRQPKGWAHVADMEPVIPMTMIFEQLAEIAEAEIPGTQVHKIMNVSVFQWMNVAQPFEKTVKGQWRGENHAYLDIENFANAEVILKSSQVPTPTFNLSVGDLLPIERTPEEIYDAHMFHGDKYQGITEVSAVGNKGIIGKIKGNGGKGSLLDNAGQLFGLWLQLTLVKDRIAFPVKIRDIEFFGDMHDQEGIFECTCMLTELNDEFAIADIILKRDGKVWCAITGWQNRRLEIDAALWNVSMSPLHNRLSEEIAPEVFFFHQAYTRVASWDFILKRYFNQTEKQHHLQLLPNKKKNWMVSRVAVKDAVRNLLRQEKNHACFPITFEIRSDEVGKPYLISDFTENIHISLAHKGKEAVGIARYGKSVGIDMELMEERSEGFYDLVFTDNELALLKGKDQAEWTTRFWVAKEAYGKFLGTGLKGNPKAFEVEFIKDDHLWINNIEIKTIKHKNYIIGWTL; encoded by the coding sequence ATGAAAAAAACAGATGTTGCTGTAGTTGGACTATCCTGCGTCTTTCCCGGGGCGCAGGATGCCCATACTTTTTGGCAGAATATTGTCAATAAAGTAGACTCTACCCAATCCGCTCCGGCAGATCGGATAGATCCGGTACACTTTAGTGATGCCACCAATCCTGTCGATCGTTTCTATTGCCAACGAGGCGGGTTTATTCCTGATTATGAGTTTGATCCTACCAGCTTTGGAATTTTACCCCTTGCCGTGGAAGGAACAGAACCCGATCATTTACTAACCCTTGATTTAGTTCAAAAAGCTTTGGAAGATGCCGGAGTATTTCAAAAGAATACTTCCCTTGAAAAAGCAGGAATCATCATTGGGAAAGGAAATTATACCGGGCCGGGAGCTACCCGTGCCATTGAAATTGTAAGAACCGGAGAACAGATTTCCTCTTTATTGCAGGAATTGCTACCTCAGGTATCTTCTGCTGATATTGAAAAAGTAAAACATGCTTTCCAGGAAAGGAAAGGACGTTTCGCTGCTGATACTGCCATGGGATTGATTCCCAATCTGGTAGCTTCATTGGTAGCCAACCGTTTTGACCTTGGAGGTGTTGCTTTTACTGTGGATGCTGCTTGTGCCAGTGCTTTAATCGCTGTAGATCACGCAGTTCAGGAACTTCAGAGAGGACGTTCCGATATGATGATCGCCGGAGGGGTTCACACCGGACAAAATGCTGCTTTCTGGAGTATTTTTGCTCAATTGGGAGCGATGTCCCGTCAACAGCAGATCAAACCGTTCAGCATGGATGCCGATGGATTGCTGATTGGTGAAGGCTGTGGTTTCGTCGTTTTAAAACGATTGGAAGACGCTGTTCGTGATCAGGATAAAATCTATGCAGTGATCAAAGGTGTGGGGGTCAGCAGTGATGGTAACGGAACCAGCGTGATGAGTCCATCCGTAAAAGGTCAGCTAAAAGCGTTAGAACAAGCCTGGATTAATGCTGATCTGGATAAAAATAAAGTAGGTTACCTGGAAGCCCATGGTACCGGAACTCCGCTTGGAGATAAAACAGAACTTCAAAGCTTAGCTCAGTTCTTTGGGAAAGAAGAAGCTGCTCCCGTGGCAGGAATCGGTTCTGTAAAATCCAATATCGGACATGCCATGCCGGCTGCCGGAATCGCAGGATTAATTAAAACCTGTCTGGCTTTACACCACGATACATTGCCACCAACATTGTACTGTGAAAATCCAACGGCAGAAATGCAGAATACAAGATTCGAACCGGTACAGGAAGCCAAAAACTGGTCAAAAACCGGACTGCCAAAAGTAGCAGCAGTGAACGCTTTCGGATTTGGAGGAATCAATGCTCACGTTGTTCTTGAAGGCTATGATATGCCGAAAAAAGACACCGTATTGCTATTGGCAAGACCTACCCACGCAGAATTAGTTTCTGCCTTAAAAAATAATGAAACAACAACAGGTGAAGGGGATTTCAGAGTAGCGATATTCGATCCTACTCCTGCGAGAATAGAAAAAGCCCTTAAAATTGTTTCTAAAAACCTGATCTGGAAAAACAAACAGGACATCTGGTATACTTCTACCCCATTATTAAAAGATGGCGGAAAAGTAGCCTTTGTATTCCCTGGATTGGATGGCCTGGCAAAAGGTGAAGTGGAAAGTGTAAGCCGTTATTTTGGATTAACTGCTCCTATAGAAACCGAAGGTGAAGGTCTTTTAACCGATGCTTTAAATATCTTCAATACTTGTAGTATCCTTGACAACTCCTTAAAAAAACTGGGAATCATCCCAGACATGAATGCAGGACACAGTTTAGGAGAATGGCTGGCAGGATATTCATCTGAGTTAGCAGAAGCTAATTCTGTAAAAGCCTTAATCGATGTACTGAATCCGGAAACTTTTGAATTAAAAGATTCCAAGTTCATTGCCATTGGAGCAGGAATTGATGTCGTACAGCCTTTTATTGCTGAAATTTCAGACCTGTATGTCTCGAATGACAATTGTCCTAATCAGGTCATCCTTTGTGGAAGCAATGCTGCATTGGATCAATTGGTTCCGCAATTAAAATCAAAACAGATCTTCCATCAGGTATTGCCATTCCAATCCGGATTCCACTCTCCTTTTATCGCTGATAAACTGGATGTGATCCTTGCCGGAATGGAAAAAGCACAGTTCCAGAAAACGAAGATCCCGTTATGGTCAGCTACTACATTAGAACCTTATCCTGCAGATCAGGCAGCGATCAGAAAACTAAGTGCTGAGCACTTGGTAGAACCTGTTCGCTTCCGTGAACTGACAGATAAATTATACGTAGAAGGCGTAAGAGTATTCATTCAGGTGGGTACCGGTGGACTGATCGGATTTATTGATGATACTTTGAAAGGAAAAGCATTCAGCACGATTGCTTCCAGCGTTCCTGCCCGTTCTGCATTAGCCCAGTTACAGCGTGTGGTTGCTTCCTTATTTGTAGAAGGCAAAACGGTTGCGCTTGACTTTTTAGAGCTTCAGCAGCATTCAAAAAAATCATCAGGTAAAGGGATAAAGCTAGAATTAGGCTCACCTATTATCCGAAATTTTAAAGAAGTAAAAGCATTAGCTCAAGCCTTTGAAACACCAAAACAATATACTGCTTCCGCTTCAGCTATAACGGCAAAAAGCGGTCATCCTTTGGTACAGGCATTCCAGGACAATGTTACGGATATGATCCGTATGCAGGAAGAAGTCTTGACTTTATTCCAGAACCGTCCGGAAATTACCATTCCACGTCCTGCTCAGGTCGCTCCTGTAGCACAATATGCTACTCCACAAGCACCGAGAAGTACAACTTTCACAAAAGATCTGTACGTAACGCTGGAAAGTCATCCATACCTGATCGACCACAGCTTATTGAGACAGCCGAAAGGATGGGCTCATGTAGCGGATATGGAACCGGTTATTCCGATGACCATGATCTTTGAGCAGCTTGCAGAAATTGCAGAAGCGGAAATCCCGGGAACACAGGTTCATAAAATCATGAACGTAAGTGTATTCCAATGGATGAACGTTGCCCAACCTTTTGAGAAAACTGTAAAAGGACAATGGCGTGGCGAAAACCATGCGTATCTGGATATTGAAAACTTTGCCAATGCTGAAGTGATCTTAAAATCTTCACAAGTCCCTACTCCAACATTCAACCTTTCCGTTGGTGATCTTCTACCGATTGAAAGAACACCTGAAGAAATCTATGATGCCCACATGTTCCATGGTGACAAATACCAGGGAATTACCGAAGTATCAGCCGTTGGAAACAAAGGAATTATAGGAAAAATCAAAGGAAATGGCGGAAAAGGATCTCTGTTAGACAATGCCGGACAGCTATTTGGACTTTGGTTACAGCTTACCTTGGTAAAAGACCGTATTGCCTTCCCGGTAAAGATCAGAGATATTGAATTCTTTGGCGATATGCACGATCAGGAAGGTATTTTTGAATGCACCTGTATGCTGACTGAGCTTAACGATGAATTTGCCATTGCAGATATTATCCTGAAAAGAGACGGAAAAGTATGGTGCGCGATCACCGGATGGCAGAACAGAAGACTGGAAATTGATGCCGCATTATGGAATGTTTCCATGTCACCATTGCATAATCGTCTTTCTGAAGAGATTGCTCCGGAAGTATTTTTCTTCCATCAGGCGTATACCAGAGTCGCGTCATGGGATTTTATCCTGAAAAGATATTTCAACCAGACGGAAAAACAGCATCATCTGCAATTATTACCGAACAAGAAGAAAAATTGGATGGTAAGCCGTGTTGCCGTAAAAGATGCCGTTAGAAACCTTCTTCGTCAGGAAAAAAATCATGCGTGCTTCCCAATCACCTTTGAAATACGTTCCGATGAAGTGGGGAAACCTTACCTCATCAGTGATTTCACAGAAAACATTCATATTTCATTGGCTCACAAAGGAAAAGAAGCTGTGGGGATTGCGAGATATGGCAAATCTGTAGGAATCGATATGGAACTCATGGAAGAACGCAGCGAAGGATTCTATGATCTGGTATTTACCGACAATGAATTAGCCTTGTTAAAAGGAAAAGATCAGGCAGAATGGACAACCCGCTTCTGGGTAGCGAAAGAAGCCTACGGAAAGTTCTTAGGAACCGGACTGAAAGGGAATCCAAAAGCCTTCGAGGTCGAATTTATAAAAGATGATCACTTGTGGATCAACAACATTGAAATCAAAACTATTAAACATAAAAATTATATTATCGGATGGACACTGTAA
- a CDS encoding nucleotide pyrophosphohydrolase — protein MIDKSTIEKLIKFRDERDWEQFHNSKDLALALSIEASELLEVFLWKKNEDFNKDKLEEELADVFMYGLLLAHKNNIDINAIILKKLQRNNEKYPVEKAKGKSNKYDEL, from the coding sequence ATGATAGACAAAAGTACAATAGAAAAACTTATAAAATTTCGCGATGAACGAGATTGGGAACAGTTTCATAATTCAAAAGATTTGGCATTAGCTTTATCTATTGAAGCATCCGAGCTTTTGGAAGTATTTTTATGGAAAAAAAACGAAGATTTTAATAAGGATAAATTAGAAGAAGAATTAGCTGATGTATTCATGTATGGTTTACTTCTTGCCCACAAAAATAATATAGACATTAATGCTATTATTTTAAAAAAACTACAGAGAAATAATGAAAAATATCCTGTAGAAAAGGCAAAAGGAAAATCAAATAAGTATGATGAATTGTAG
- a CDS encoding condensation domain-containing protein produces MKRRLLFGERMLLGDGTEPFNAVIPFRLRGTFALKDIQQALAKIQKKHPWLKALIAHDEKNIPWFDVPENPISIPVRIVARKSDDHWQEESRKEWNTLFDPKKLPLIRFVWLKGENVSDMLFAFHHCLCDGGSAMAFLNEFLKVLDNPNADIGIENPILGIEDVVPANILNNRKQKLKAKFIGRLAATAIKIIPTGKKSIDRKDDYLLHWKLDETVCQQLVSYCKSNGVTVNTFLSAALLQAFKEVKKEGAFNKVSCPVDIRRFASQIKNDHIFAFGLMIVVSANEKLSFLENVRSMQTSVERKTSKLNPYITMMVMESGHDALNNFTKLLKNGKSSNDCMFSNLGRIQIPHEYKEFSVDTIFSPSVIGPLGNTTTLVVSTYRGKMDFSFVGSEGYLPYIDAIAIRDEFMQIIKLQLEYIAVS; encoded by the coding sequence ATGAAAAGAAGATTGTTATTTGGCGAACGAATGTTACTGGGAGACGGAACAGAACCGTTCAATGCGGTGATCCCTTTCAGACTCAGAGGTACCTTTGCATTAAAGGATATCCAGCAGGCTTTGGCTAAAATCCAGAAAAAGCATCCGTGGTTAAAAGCGTTGATCGCTCACGATGAGAAAAACATTCCCTGGTTTGATGTTCCTGAAAACCCAATTTCCATTCCGGTACGTATTGTTGCCCGAAAAAGCGACGATCACTGGCAGGAAGAATCCAGAAAAGAATGGAATACCTTATTTGACCCTAAAAAATTACCCCTGATCCGGTTTGTCTGGCTTAAGGGGGAAAACGTTTCTGACATGCTTTTTGCGTTCCACCATTGTTTATGCGATGGTGGTTCTGCAATGGCTTTTCTCAACGAATTTTTAAAAGTACTGGATAATCCCAATGCAGATATTGGAATAGAAAACCCTATTTTAGGTATTGAGGATGTAGTTCCGGCGAATATTTTAAACAACCGTAAGCAAAAGCTTAAAGCAAAATTTATTGGAAGACTCGCTGCTACAGCCATTAAGATTATACCTACCGGTAAAAAATCCATTGATCGCAAGGACGACTATCTGCTTCATTGGAAATTGGATGAAACGGTATGCCAGCAACTGGTTTCTTATTGTAAATCCAATGGCGTGACGGTGAATACATTCTTAAGCGCGGCTTTATTGCAGGCCTTTAAAGAAGTAAAAAAAGAGGGCGCTTTTAATAAAGTTTCCTGTCCGGTAGACATCAGACGTTTTGCTTCACAGATCAAGAATGACCATATCTTCGCTTTTGGGCTGATGATTGTGGTTTCGGCTAATGAAAAACTGAGCTTCTTAGAAAATGTACGTTCCATGCAGACTTCTGTAGAACGTAAAACCTCTAAGCTCAACCCTTATATTACTATGATGGTGATGGAGTCCGGACATGATGCACTGAATAATTTCACCAAGCTTTTAAAGAACGGAAAATCATCTAATGACTGTATGTTTTCCAATCTGGGACGCATTCAGATTCCGCATGAGTATAAAGAATTTTCAGTAGATACTATTTTCAGTCCGTCTGTGATTGGCCCATTGGGAAATACAACGACATTGGTAGTGTCTACCTACCGCGGGAAAATGGATTTTTCCTTTGTGGGAAGCGAAGGCTATTTACCTTATATTGATGCCATCGCCATCCGTGATGAATTTATGCAGATTATTAAATTACAACTGGAATACATTGCTGTATCATGA
- a CDS encoding alpha/beta fold hydrolase yields the protein MPIITVNNKQVHIQELNKGAEQTVVLIHGMFSNLSIYYFNIAPILAKHFHVVMYDLKSHGMSERFLDGYDLDNMSSDLIGLMDHLQLEKVHLTGYSFGGLIALKTALTYPERVNQLVVMEAPDPQDEKARNIIDEYSKEFLEHYVANFTDTTKVQMGKRQMEKNHRMYEFLFNQTSIKADMIREKHFLGEADFNQLKASTLLLYGADSNCRPTGEWLQSQIGSAELELISGDHNIPIQEPQLIAETIAQFLSNILTKNHG from the coding sequence ATGCCAATAATCACTGTCAATAATAAACAAGTTCATATACAGGAACTCAATAAAGGAGCCGAACAAACCGTGGTACTGATCCACGGTATGTTCAGTAACCTGTCCATTTATTATTTTAATATTGCCCCCATTCTGGCAAAACATTTCCATGTGGTGATGTACGATCTGAAAAGTCACGGTATGAGTGAACGCTTTTTGGATGGGTACGACCTTGATAACATGTCATCCGATCTGATTGGTTTAATGGATCACCTTCAACTGGAGAAAGTACATCTTACAGGCTATAGCTTCGGCGGTCTTATTGCTTTGAAAACAGCATTAACCTATCCTGAACGCGTCAATCAACTGGTGGTGATGGAAGCTCCGGATCCTCAGGACGAAAAAGCCCGTAACATTATTGATGAATACAGCAAGGAATTCCTTGAGCATTATGTAGCCAATTTTACAGATACTACCAAAGTCCAGATGGGCAAAAGACAAATGGAAAAGAACCATCGTATGTATGAGTTTCTGTTTAATCAAACCAGCATCAAAGCAGATATGATCAGGGAAAAACATTTCCTTGGTGAAGCTGATTTCAATCAACTGAAAGCTTCTACGTTATTGCTTTACGGTGCTGACTCCAACTGCAGACCTACAGGAGAATGGCTGCAGTCTCAAATCGGTTCAGCCGAACTTGAATTGATTTCCGGCGATCACAATATTCCGATTCAGGAACCTCAGCTTATCGCAGAGACGATCGCTCAGTTTTTATCTAATATCTTAACGAAAAACCATGGCTAA
- a CDS encoding glycosyltransferase, whose product MAKFAFIVPPLTGHVNPTLSIGATLLERGHEVVWISLDPTLEAKLPEGGKLLLIQYDQTDEEKKESEQYLDIISKKVVYGIDSVKFLYEEVLIPLNRHCYNGIVALLKTYQPDLIIGDHQLFAAPIAAKALGIPCATSVTAPAAIKIMNELPKVHEWEVNQIIDLQKELGFNEERSLATSDLLTLVLTSTYFFGEMDDLAPQYQFTGPVLTERRISCEFDWDRLKSATNKKILVSIGTTFDHDHKKAFFQKVVDAFKDEDLTVVVVSDPQLFEQWPDNFMVYQQVPQLDLLPHLDGVVCHGGHNTVSETLSNGIPLVVIPIAYDQSHVAGRVVRTEAGERLNFNRFKANHLREAVQQILNNPSYREAAQKVGQSFMEAGGASTAANLLETAITKASKHEKPSKFLFVVPPFFGHVSPTLSVGASLIARGHEVKWFGITPLDNKHIPEGGSYYYPEEDLIPYQDEITRILKRQDDGPACSGPEVMKLALEETYVPFAKMMMPGLTRLTESWMPDVIVNDCITFGGALFAHKHNIPCVTTTPVPPDVMGDTEKSAPKIWEWQQNLIKDLQKEVGIHEEGIYIHSHKLNMVFTSQAFAGFDTVPSHMKFVGPVKGRPNDAPFDWDKLNASTTPKIFVSLGTLLVDIRKAFFEKIIAAFKDQPVTVIAATPPEIFEEWPENFIVNSFVPQSAVMQQMDMVICHGGFNTVNDTFRNGLPMLITPIAYDHFHIAKLIEQAGCGISIRYKRLRVDALRETVFELLENPKYRAAAQEVQNTFTLAGGNDKAVELLENFVEEHSTLASV is encoded by the coding sequence ATGGCTAAATTTGCATTTATAGTTCCACCCTTGACAGGACACGTCAATCCTACCCTAAGCATCGGTGCTACTCTGCTGGAAAGAGGGCATGAAGTAGTCTGGATCAGCCTTGACCCGACTTTAGAGGCTAAACTTCCGGAGGGAGGAAAATTATTACTGATCCAATACGATCAGACCGACGAAGAAAAAAAAGAAAGCGAACAATATCTGGATATTATTTCCAAAAAAGTAGTGTACGGAATCGACAGTGTAAAGTTCCTTTACGAGGAAGTACTTATTCCACTGAACAGACATTGCTATAATGGAATTGTTGCTTTATTAAAGACCTATCAACCTGATTTGATTATCGGTGACCATCAGTTATTTGCTGCTCCGATAGCAGCAAAAGCATTAGGGATTCCTTGTGCCACTTCCGTTACGGCTCCGGCTGCCATTAAGATCATGAATGAGCTGCCAAAAGTACACGAATGGGAAGTGAATCAAATCATCGATTTACAAAAAGAGCTAGGCTTCAACGAGGAGCGTTCTCTAGCAACTTCAGATCTGTTGACGCTTGTTTTAACTTCAACTTATTTCTTTGGTGAAATGGATGATCTAGCCCCTCAATATCAATTCACAGGGCCAGTTCTTACAGAACGTCGTATCTCATGTGAATTTGATTGGGATAGATTAAAAAGTGCTACTAATAAAAAGATTTTAGTAAGCATTGGAACTACTTTCGATCACGATCATAAAAAGGCATTTTTCCAAAAGGTAGTAGACGCTTTCAAAGACGAAGACTTAACAGTTGTCGTGGTTTCTGATCCGCAGCTTTTCGAGCAGTGGCCAGACAACTTTATGGTGTATCAGCAGGTTCCGCAATTGGATCTGTTACCTCATCTTGATGGCGTAGTTTGCCATGGCGGTCACAATACCGTTTCCGAAACCTTATCCAACGGAATTCCTTTGGTAGTCATTCCGATTGCGTATGACCAGTCGCATGTGGCAGGACGTGTAGTACGTACAGAGGCAGGTGAAAGACTTAATTTCAACAGATTTAAAGCCAATCACCTGAGAGAGGCAGTACAACAAATTTTAAACAACCCGAGCTACCGTGAGGCCGCTCAAAAAGTAGGACAATCTTTTATGGAAGCAGGAGGAGCATCTACAGCAGCCAATTTATTGGAAACGGCGATTACTAAAGCCTCAAAACACGAAAAACCATCTAAATTTTTATTCGTTGTTCCGCCATTTTTCGGACATGTGAGCCCAACATTAAGTGTTGGTGCTAGTCTTATTGCCCGTGGGCACGAAGTAAAATGGTTCGGTATTACGCCTTTAGATAACAAACATATTCCTGAAGGAGGTTCTTACTACTATCCTGAAGAAGACCTTATTCCTTATCAGGATGAAATTACCCGTATTTTAAAAAGACAAGATGACGGTCCGGCTTGTTCCGGTCCTGAAGTCATGAAATTAGCTTTGGAAGAAACCTATGTTCCTTTTGCTAAAATGATGATGCCAGGATTAACCCGATTAACAGAAAGCTGGATGCCTGATGTAATTGTGAACGACTGTATTACATTCGGAGGTGCACTTTTCGCTCATAAACATAATATTCCTTGTGTAACAACAACTCCTGTTCCACCGGATGTCATGGGAGATACTGAAAAGAGTGCCCCAAAAATCTGGGAATGGCAGCAAAATTTAATCAAAGACTTACAAAAAGAAGTAGGCATTCACGAAGAAGGAATTTATATTCATTCCCATAAACTGAATATGGTCTTTACTTCACAGGCTTTTGCAGGTTTTGATACCGTACCATCACATATGAAATTCGTAGGCCCGGTAAAAGGCCGTCCGAATGATGCTCCATTTGACTGGGATAAATTAAATGCTTCTACCACTCCAAAGATCTTCGTATCACTGGGAACTTTGTTGGTAGACATCAGAAAAGCATTCTTTGAAAAGATCATCGCTGCATTCAAAGACCAACCGGTTACTGTGATTGCTGCTACTCCACCGGAAATCTTTGAAGAATGGCCGGAAAACTTTATCGTGAACAGTTTTGTGCCTCAATCTGCAGTGATGCAGCAAATGGATATGGTGATCTGCCACGGCGGTTTCAATACCGTGAATGACACATTCCGTAACGGATTACCGATGTTAATCACGCCTATTGCATACGATCATTTCCATATTGCGAAATTAATTGAGCAGGCAGGCTGCGGAATCAGTATCCGATACAAAAGACTTCGTGTAGATGCTCTTCGTGAAACTGTTTTTGAATTATTAGAAAACCCTAAATACAGAGCAGCAGCCCAAGAGGTTCAGAACACCTTTACTCTTGCCGGAGGTAATGATAAAGCAGTAGAATTACTGGAAAACTTTGTAGAGGAACATTCCACATTAGCTTCAGTATAA
- a CDS encoding acyl carrier protein, translating to MDTVNATLKMNHEELFTLLKGFITEVIGAEFVEEMDITPESSFTKDLEMDSIEIVSFSEKIKAHFGDQIDFTGWLSSMDLDQLINLDLSMIINYIYECQ from the coding sequence ATGGACACTGTAAACGCAACATTAAAAATGAACCACGAAGAACTTTTTACTTTATTAAAAGGTTTTATTACTGAAGTGATAGGTGCTGAATTTGTAGAGGAGATGGATATTACTCCGGAAAGTTCATTCACCAAAGATCTTGAAATGGACAGCATCGAGATTGTCTCTTTCTCTGAAAAGATCAAGGCGCATTTTGGCGATCAGATCGACTTTACAGGTTGGTTATCTTCTATGGATCTAGACCAGCTTATTAATCTTGACCTTAGTATGATCATCAATTATATCTACGAATGCCAATAA
- a CDS encoding condensation domain-containing protein has product MIKRKLMMVERIMYVDPETPVNCIFAAKIKGELPEQNFKTALEKIQQKHALLRVVIDSKSEKYPFFIEEKEIAPIPLRIVERTTDQDWLTESQKEWKILFEEEKTPLARVVWVRGQDFSEVFWAIPHCISDGTTGVTLMQELLQLLDNPDLELEPYEAFTSVDEFLPSNFNVKTKKFKANLYLMFAKFFFLLQPKSKKKNLGNNYVLHQKLDAETTSQITERCKANGVSVHALLCAAFMQAFQEVKGKEAKGKVISPVDVRHFIPEIKEDHLFAFAPTVDLALKKGSSDLLNNARHIKEDLIQKIGKMEARELLWMGEQMHPIVDRMISMLKSSNGGHDVTLSNMGRINIPSEYKNFKVDTIFSPTVAFPWLNSNTLTTSTYNRQMDFIFLSNEDFLPKAEAAKIKEKAIALMTTS; this is encoded by the coding sequence ATGATCAAAAGAAAACTAATGATGGTGGAAAGGATCATGTATGTAGATCCGGAAACCCCCGTAAACTGTATATTTGCAGCCAAAATAAAAGGAGAACTTCCGGAGCAGAATTTTAAAACTGCTCTGGAAAAAATCCAGCAAAAACATGCGTTGCTAAGAGTGGTTATCGACTCTAAAAGTGAGAAATATCCCTTTTTTATAGAAGAAAAAGAGATTGCTCCTATCCCACTCCGCATCGTAGAAAGAACAACAGACCAGGATTGGCTCACAGAGTCTCAAAAAGAATGGAAAATCTTATTTGAGGAAGAAAAAACACCACTAGCCCGTGTAGTATGGGTAAGAGGACAGGATTTTTCTGAAGTCTTTTGGGCAATCCCGCATTGTATTTCAGACGGAACTACCGGCGTTACCTTAATGCAGGAACTTCTTCAGCTGTTGGATAATCCAGATCTGGAGTTAGAACCTTATGAAGCGTTCACCTCCGTAGATGAATTTTTACCTTCCAACTTTAATGTAAAAACTAAGAAGTTCAAGGCAAATCTTTATCTGATGTTTGCTAAATTCTTCTTCCTTTTACAACCAAAAAGTAAAAAGAAAAACCTGGGAAACAATTATGTTCTTCATCAAAAACTGGATGCGGAAACCACTTCTCAAATTACGGAGCGATGCAAAGCCAACGGAGTTTCCGTCCATGCTTTATTGTGTGCTGCGTTTATGCAGGCCTTTCAGGAAGTAAAAGGGAAAGAAGCCAAAGGTAAGGTGATCAGTCCCGTAGATGTTCGTCATTTTATTCCGGAGATCAAAGAAGATCATTTATTTGCCTTTGCTCCAACAGTTGATCTTGCTCTAAAAAAAGGAAGTTCAGACCTGTTGAATAATGCCCGACACATCAAAGAAGACCTTATCCAGAAAATTGGTAAAATGGAAGCCCGCGAACTGCTGTGGATGGGTGAACAGATGCACCCTATTGTAGACCGCATGATCTCCATGCTGAAATCCAGCAATGGCGGCCATGATGTGACTTTATCCAATATGGGAAGAATCAACATCCCAAGTGAGTATAAAAACTTCAAAGTAGATACCATCTTCAGTCCTACGGTTGCCTTCCCATGGCTGAACTCAAATACTTTGACAACGAGTACTTACAATCGTCAGATGGATTTTATATTTTTGTCCAACGAAGACTTCCTTCCCAAAGCGGAAGCCGCTAAAATAAAAGAGAAAGCCATAGCGCTTATGACCACCTCATGA